The candidate division WOR-3 bacterium sequence ACTCAAAGTTGGAGACGAGTTTTGGGATTTTCTTGGCGGTAAAGGGACTTATTCCGAATTGTTAAACTGCTTTGAGAGAGTGGGTTTAGAATTAAGACCTGAGATTGAAAAGTATTTTAAAAAATTTAAATAAATTTTGTATATTTTTTTTGTTTTCGAAATAAATAATGATTTTTTTATAAAAAGCTTAATTTTTTAGTGTTATCTATCGCTAGATTTTAGTCTGGATTTAAGAAGGATAATAATCTGATAAAAGCTGGAATTAAATACAAAATTAATAACATTCCAAAAGAAATTGCGTAATCCAAAAAATGAAAGCAGTTCTTTAC is a genomic window containing:
- a CDS encoding TdeIII family type II restriction endonuclease, with the translated sequence LKVGDEFWDFLGGKGTYSELLNCFERVGLELRPEIEKYFKKFK